One segment of Dolichospermum sp. DET69 DNA contains the following:
- a CDS encoding DEAD/DEAH box helicase — MKIVHGTWIPNAETEFIQSGSFYLWIETPILKKKLDPKQQIHPGHLAKGDLINFLAQELGIKEPVPQLNQRISSKYFALPTADNQPLPSPELIKYLEIETPEEYTEFQYWQVDCYETLSSVKSNIPAINIIRLLNDIHFLAINNLSEIQLGSDLLFWYHYTQSFKQIILKDQYIPTLKYRELELPQPKSNSKTKKTIPPAFEIYGGWSIISEQYEANIQKYIEYMPLICVAGSTVKTENIEFFNQETLLRHFSEFILNNIVTHTSSTAAFDKQITDSLVYYCFSQQHNFHKVNVNLEEYKQWQTWKNKITRSQSELPFYLCFQLNSPAAEKIDNWQMQFLVSSKQDPSLKLPLADYWPMSQKTKTGLHKQYGENFETNLLLNLGYAARMFPKLWQGLETDSPMGMELTLEESFSFLQESAWVLEDAGFKVTVPAWYTPTGRRRAKLRLKAAGKSRSVTKGKEKSYFGLDSLVQYEYELAIGEEVVTKKEWEQLINAKAPLVHFRGQWMELDRDKMQQLLEFWQSHGDEKPEMSVLEFLQRNAESGEDWDIEHDDILSDMMAKLQDKSRLEPISDQLNLQGNLREYQKRGVAWLEYLERLGLNGCLADDMGLGKSVQVIARLVQERESVDSVLPTLLIAPTSVVGNWQKEIVKFAPHLQSMIHHGSDRLQNPADFKQACQQQDVIITSFTLARKDEKLLQSIEWQRIVLDEAQNIKNPKAAQTKAILKLSAKHRLALTGTPVENRLLDLWSIFNFLNPGYLGKEAQFRKSFEVPIQKDNNRVKSTTLKKLVEPLILRRLKTDKSIINDLPDKVEQKLYTNLTKEQASLYEVVVKDVEEKLKTVEGIQRKGLILSTLMKLKQICNHPAQFLQDNSEFSTERSHKLSRLVEMVDEAVSEGESLLIFSQFTEVCAGIEKYLKQNLRCNTYYLHGGTSRQRREKMITEFQEPDTEASAFILSLKAGGVGITLTKANHVFHFDRWWNPAVENQATDRAFRIGQQKNVFVHKFVAIGTLEEKIDQMIEDKKKLAAAVVGNDESWLTELDNDAFKQLIALNKSAILE; from the coding sequence ATGAAAATCGTTCATGGCACTTGGATACCAAATGCAGAAACCGAATTTATTCAGTCAGGCTCTTTTTATCTGTGGATAGAAACGCCTATACTCAAAAAGAAATTAGACCCTAAACAACAAATTCATCCTGGACATCTAGCCAAGGGTGACTTAATCAATTTTTTAGCCCAGGAATTGGGAATTAAAGAACCTGTACCGCAATTAAACCAACGTATATCTAGCAAATATTTTGCACTGCCAACCGCAGATAATCAACCTTTACCTTCACCAGAATTAATTAAATATCTAGAAATAGAAACACCAGAAGAATACACAGAATTTCAATATTGGCAAGTAGATTGTTATGAAACTTTAAGTTCTGTCAAAAGTAATATACCAGCCATTAATATTATTAGACTACTTAACGATATCCATTTTTTAGCAATTAATAACCTGAGTGAAATTCAACTTGGCTCAGATTTATTATTTTGGTATCATTATACGCAATCATTTAAACAAATAATCCTCAAAGACCAATATATTCCTACTCTGAAATATCGAGAATTAGAACTTCCCCAACCCAAAAGTAACAGCAAAACTAAAAAAACGATTCCACCTGCATTTGAAATCTATGGTGGATGGTCAATTATTTCTGAGCAATATGAAGCCAATATCCAAAAATATATTGAATATATGCCATTGATTTGTGTGGCAGGTTCAACAGTAAAAACTGAGAATATTGAATTTTTTAACCAAGAAACATTATTACGCCATTTTTCTGAATTTATCCTCAATAATATAGTTACTCACACATCATCAACTGCTGCCTTTGATAAACAAATTACAGATTCCTTAGTTTACTATTGTTTTTCTCAACAGCATAATTTTCACAAAGTAAATGTCAACTTAGAAGAATATAAACAATGGCAAACATGGAAAAATAAAATTACTCGTTCCCAATCAGAATTACCCTTTTATCTGTGTTTTCAACTCAATTCCCCTGCTGCTGAAAAAATAGATAACTGGCAAATGCAGTTTTTGGTATCTAGTAAACAAGACCCTTCTCTCAAGTTACCTTTGGCAGATTATTGGCCAATGAGTCAAAAAACTAAAACAGGTCTACACAAGCAATATGGTGAAAACTTTGAAACTAATTTGTTGTTAAATTTAGGATATGCGGCGCGGATGTTTCCTAAATTATGGCAAGGATTAGAAACAGATAGTCCCATGGGAATGGAATTAACATTAGAAGAATCGTTTTCATTCCTCCAAGAAAGTGCTTGGGTATTAGAAGATGCGGGTTTTAAAGTTACTGTTCCCGCTTGGTATACTCCTACTGGTCGTCGTCGTGCTAAACTGCGACTCAAGGCTGCCGGTAAAAGTCGTTCTGTAACTAAAGGCAAAGAAAAAAGCTATTTTGGTTTAGATTCTTTGGTGCAATATGAATATGAATTAGCAATTGGTGAGGAAGTTGTCACCAAAAAAGAGTGGGAACAATTAATTAATGCTAAAGCTCCTTTAGTGCATTTTCGCGGTCAATGGATGGAATTAGACCGAGACAAAATGCAGCAATTACTAGAATTTTGGCAGTCTCATGGTGATGAAAAACCAGAGATGTCTGTGCTGGAATTTCTGCAACGTAATGCCGAATCTGGAGAAGATTGGGATATTGAACATGATGATATTCTGTCAGATATGATGGCGAAATTACAAGATAAAAGTAGATTAGAGCCAATTTCTGACCAGCTAAATCTACAAGGTAATCTGCGCGAATATCAAAAACGTGGTGTTGCGTGGTTAGAATATTTGGAAAGGTTGGGTTTAAATGGCTGTTTAGCAGATGATATGGGTTTAGGTAAGTCGGTACAGGTAATTGCTAGACTTGTGCAGGAGAGGGAGTCAGTTGATTCTGTGCTACCAACCCTGTTAATTGCACCTACATCTGTGGTTGGGAATTGGCAGAAAGAGATTGTTAAGTTTGCGCCTCATCTTCAGAGTATGATACATCACGGGAGCGATCGCTTACAAAACCCTGCTGATTTCAAACAGGCTTGTCAACAACAGGATGTAATCATCACTTCTTTTACTTTAGCTCGCAAAGATGAAAAGCTCCTACAAAGTATCGAGTGGCAACGGATTGTTTTAGATGAAGCGCAAAATATTAAAAATCCCAAAGCTGCACAAACCAAAGCAATTCTTAAACTTTCTGCTAAACACCGTCTGGCTTTAACAGGAACTCCTGTGGAAAATCGGTTGCTAGATTTATGGTCAATTTTTAATTTTCTCAATCCTGGTTATTTGGGTAAAGAAGCACAGTTTCGTAAATCATTTGAAGTTCCCATTCAAAAAGATAATAACCGAGTCAAATCAACGACGCTGAAGAAATTAGTTGAACCCTTGATTTTACGTCGGTTAAAAACAGACAAATCTATTATTAATGATTTACCTGATAAAGTTGAACAAAAACTTTACACCAATTTAACTAAAGAACAAGCTTCATTATATGAAGTAGTTGTTAAAGATGTAGAAGAGAAATTAAAAACAGTCGAGGGAATTCAACGCAAAGGATTGATTCTTTCTACTTTGATGAAATTAAAACAGATTTGTAATCATCCGGCTCAGTTTTTACAGGATAATAGTGAATTTTCGACTGAACGTTCTCACAAACTTAGTCGCTTAGTAGAAATGGTAGATGAGGCAGTTTCTGAAGGTGAAAGTTTACTCATCTTTAGTCAATTTACGGAAGTATGTGCAGGGATTGAAAAGTATCTTAAACAGAATTTACGCTGCAATACTTACTATTTACATGGTGGCACAAGCCGGCAACGTCGAGAAAAGATGATTACTGAATTTCAAGAACCTGATACAGAAGCATCTGCATTTATATTATCATTAAAAGCAGGTGGTGTCGGGATTACTTTAACTAAAGCTAATCATGTTTTTCACTTTGATAGATGGTGGAATCCCGCAGTTGAAAATCAGGCCACAGATAGAGCTTTTCGGATTGGACAACAAAAGAATGTGTTTGTGCATAAATTTGTGGCTATTGGGACTTTAGAGGAGAAAATTGACCAGATGATTGAAGATAAGAAAAAACTCGCTGCTGCTGTTGTCGGTAACGATGAATCTTGGTTGACAGAGTTGGATAATGATGCTTTTAAACAACTTATTGCTTTAAATAAAAGTGCAATTTTGGAGTAA
- a CDS encoding SWIM zinc finger family protein, whose product MVKFSRTWWGDRFIKALEDFTDDGRLQRGRSYANNGKVLNFEIEQNHITAKVRGSVNPYFGVYKEPTYKISIEIKEIAKSSWNEAVQKLSSKASIVSRLLLNEVPENIEDTFKELGLHLLPHSSEDFKTKCSCPDYANPCKHIAGVYYLVASQLDNNPFLLFELRGLSKDELQSKLANSNLGKALAQELNAQEVSLESSASFYPKLEKQSVSEKPSVREFWLGTKRLPQTIEVSSSSGVSAILVKKQGDFPAFWHKDNSFIETMEELYQRVKTKNQSLM is encoded by the coding sequence ATGGTTAAATTTAGTCGAACATGGTGGGGTGATAGGTTTATTAAAGCACTGGAAGATTTTACTGATGATGGTCGTTTGCAACGAGGACGTTCCTATGCCAACAATGGTAAAGTCCTAAATTTTGAAATAGAGCAAAATCATATCACGGCTAAAGTTAGAGGTTCTGTTAATCCTTACTTTGGTGTGTATAAAGAACCAACTTATAAAATTTCCATTGAAATTAAAGAAATAGCTAAAAGTAGTTGGAATGAAGCTGTTCAAAAGCTATCATCTAAAGCTAGTATTGTTTCTAGATTATTACTGAATGAAGTACCTGAGAATATAGAAGATACTTTTAAGGAATTGGGATTACATTTATTACCGCATAGTAGTGAAGACTTTAAAACTAAATGTTCCTGTCCAGATTATGCTAATCCTTGTAAACATATAGCTGGTGTTTATTATTTAGTTGCTTCTCAATTGGATAATAATCCCTTTCTGTTATTTGAATTGCGAGGTTTATCGAAAGATGAACTTCAGTCTAAACTGGCTAATTCTAATTTGGGTAAAGCACTAGCACAGGAATTGAATGCTCAAGAAGTTAGTTTAGAATCTTCTGCATCGTTTTATCCCAAGCTAGAAAAACAATCTGTTTCTGAAAAGCCAAGTGTGAGAGAGTTTTGGTTAGGGACAAAGCGTTTACCTCAAACGATAGAAGTCTCAAGTTCCAGTGGCGTTTCGGCAATTCTTGTGAAGAAACAAGGCGATTTTCCAGCTTTTTGGCACAAAGATAATTCTTTTATTGAAACAATGGAGGAACTTTATCAACGGGTAAAAACGAAAAATCAAAGTTTAATGTAA
- the hrmK gene encoding hybrid histidine kinase/response regulator HrmK yields the protein MQQSSSLPERNSQINEKPLLTTIKHLRYQLWLESNLNKLQIRLQDYLISVATTTTSGIATEAEIFQIMVNELHTALSDSLISFTPCIVAIAIFEPQQIVGQISYISHSSSLTPSLEIIEQRLTLRLNKSINLKDVEQMETQKSQTAWYLFENPQGMKGWLIIHTSNFSSNCNLLKDAFLYLKLQLITKTVGNCRTALAQLLQIQSLQQHSQHLANFNQELERTNQLKNQFLANTSHEIRTPLSSIIGFTHLLLAQGYEPDKARHQEYLQIIQSSGKHLLAVINDILDLSKIEANQLEVEWEIIDISTLCRNVLALVKEKAANKGLTLRLEIEADIKDIMADPLRLKQMLLNLLFNAIKLTIKGTVGLQISSQDRFLRFTVWDTGIGISCEDQSRLFRPYSQVVNSATGRNEGTGLGLVVTQKLAEIHGGYLELESVVDQGSRFSILLPLKPIEKVLTAIEITAEYDLQVVSHPCADDSMTSPPVILLVEDDLPNGELIGIYLRRLGYQVTWVKNGAEMLNSLEEIEPTVILMDVSLPDTNGLNLVQQLRENPKYQHIPIVAQTAMAMKGDRERCLAAGVNEYISKPIDLQLLAHLMDKYSKLILF from the coding sequence ATGCAGCAGTCTTCAAGCTTACCAGAACGAAACTCACAAATAAACGAAAAGCCCCTTTTGACAACAATTAAACATCTGCGGTATCAATTATGGCTAGAAAGCAACTTGAATAAGTTGCAAATTCGTCTCCAGGATTATCTAATTTCTGTGGCTACTACCACTACATCAGGAATAGCTACAGAAGCAGAAATTTTCCAAATAATGGTCAATGAACTGCACACAGCTTTAAGTGATAGTCTGATTTCGTTCACCCCGTGTATCGTAGCTATTGCCATATTTGAACCACAGCAAATAGTTGGTCAAATCTCCTATATTTCCCATTCATCATCATTAACTCCTAGTTTGGAGATAATAGAGCAGAGGCTAACTTTGAGATTGAATAAATCTATCAATCTTAAAGATGTAGAGCAAATGGAGACTCAAAAATCCCAAACTGCTTGGTATTTATTTGAAAATCCTCAAGGGATGAAAGGATGGTTAATTATTCATACAAGCAATTTTTCATCCAATTGCAATTTATTGAAAGATGCTTTCTTGTATCTAAAGTTGCAATTAATCACAAAAACTGTGGGAAATTGTCGTACAGCATTAGCACAACTTTTACAAATACAATCTTTGCAGCAACATTCTCAACATTTAGCTAATTTTAATCAAGAGCTAGAACGCACTAATCAACTCAAAAATCAGTTTTTGGCGAATACCAGTCACGAAATCCGCACCCCTCTAAGTTCGATTATTGGTTTTACTCATTTACTATTGGCACAGGGTTACGAACCTGACAAAGCCCGTCATCAAGAATATTTACAGATCATTCAATCCAGTGGTAAGCATTTACTAGCAGTGATTAATGATATTTTAGATCTCTCTAAAATTGAAGCCAATCAACTAGAAGTGGAATGGGAAATTATTGATATTTCTACCTTATGCCGGAATGTTTTAGCTTTGGTAAAAGAGAAAGCTGCTAATAAAGGTTTAACACTGCGTTTAGAAATTGAGGCAGATATTAAAGATATCATGGCTGATCCTTTGCGACTTAAACAAATGCTATTGAATTTACTTTTCAATGCTATTAAATTGACCATAAAAGGTACTGTTGGCTTACAGATTTCTAGTCAAGATAGATTTTTGCGGTTTACAGTTTGGGATACTGGTATAGGTATCTCTTGCGAAGATCAATCTCGACTATTTCGACCCTATAGTCAAGTAGTCAATTCCGCAACTGGTCGTAATGAGGGGACGGGTTTGGGATTAGTTGTGACTCAAAAATTGGCAGAAATTCACGGTGGTTATTTAGAGTTAGAATCAGTAGTTGATCAAGGTTCTCGGTTTAGTATCTTACTACCCCTCAAACCAATAGAAAAAGTTTTAACAGCTATAGAAATAACAGCAGAATATGATTTACAAGTAGTCAGTCATCCTTGTGCTGATGACAGTATGACTTCTCCACCTGTAATTTTGCTGGTAGAAGATGATTTACCCAATGGAGAATTAATAGGGATTTATTTGCGAAGATTAGGATATCAAGTAACTTGGGTAAAGAATGGGGCAGAAATGTTGAATAGTCTCGAAGAAATAGAACCAACAGTTATTTTAATGGATGTAAGTTTACCGGATACTAATGGTTTAAATTTGGTGCAGCAATTACGAGAAAATCCTAAATATCAGCACATACCAATTGTTGCTCAAACGGCAATGGCAATGAAAGGGGATAGAGAACGTTGTCTAGCTGCTGGTGTCAATGAGTATATTTCTAAGCCGATAGACTTACAACTTTTAGCCCATTTGATGGACAAGTATAGCAAGTTGATTTTATTCTAA
- a CDS encoding branched-chain amino acid ABC transporter permease — MDIQQFAQLIINGIAVGSIIALAAVGLTLTYGILRLSNFAHGDFLTLGAYLTLMVNGIGLNIWLSMIVAAFGTVGGMLLAEKLLWSKMRSIRASSTTLIIISIGLALFLRNGIIFLWGGKNQNYNLPVIPALEFRNLKVPQNQLLVLGLAILAILSLHYLLQNTKIGKAMRAVADDLDLARVSGINVDRVILWTWVIAGTFTSLGGSMYGLITAVRPNMGWFLILPLFASVILGGIGNPYGAIAAAFIIGIAQEVSTPWLGSQYKQGVALLIMILVLLIRPKGLFKGTI, encoded by the coding sequence ATGGATATACAACAATTTGCTCAATTAATCATCAATGGTATTGCTGTAGGTAGCATTATTGCCCTAGCAGCGGTTGGACTCACTTTAACCTATGGGATTTTGCGGTTGTCTAATTTTGCCCACGGTGATTTTCTCACATTGGGTGCTTATCTGACGCTTATGGTCAATGGTATAGGTCTAAATATTTGGCTATCAATGATCGTGGCTGCTTTCGGCACAGTAGGGGGAATGTTACTAGCGGAAAAGTTGCTGTGGTCAAAAATGCGGTCTATCCGTGCTAGTTCGACAACTTTGATCATTATCTCTATTGGTTTGGCTTTGTTCCTCCGCAATGGAATTATTTTTCTCTGGGGAGGTAAAAACCAAAACTATAATTTGCCGGTTATCCCGGCTTTAGAATTTAGGAATTTAAAAGTACCACAAAATCAATTATTGGTACTGGGATTAGCTATTTTGGCGATTTTATCGCTGCACTATTTGCTACAAAATACCAAAATTGGTAAAGCAATGCGGGCAGTAGCTGATGATTTAGATTTAGCTAGAGTTTCTGGTATTAATGTTGATAGAGTAATTCTCTGGACTTGGGTAATTGCTGGAACATTCACTTCTTTGGGTGGTAGTATGTACGGGCTAATTACAGCGGTGCGTCCGAATATGGGCTGGTTTTTGATTTTACCTTTATTTGCTTCGGTAATTTTGGGAGGAATTGGCAATCCTTACGGAGCGATCGCCGCAGCCTTTATTATTGGTATTGCCCAGGAAGTTAGCACCCCTTGGCTAGGTTCACAGTATAAACAAGGTGTAGCCCTATTAATTATGATTTTGGTACTGCTTATTCGCCCCAAGGGTTTATTCAAAGGCACGATTTAA
- a CDS encoding photosystem I protein PsaX, producing MTAKSKPAAKPSYVFRTGWALLLLAVNFLVAAYYFHIID from the coding sequence ATGACCGCTAAAAGTAAACCTGCTGCTAAACCTTCCTATGTTTTCCGTACTGGTTGGGCATTGCTACTTTTGGCTGTTAACTTTTTAGTTGCAGCTTACTACTTCCACATTATTGATTAG
- the lipA gene encoding lipoyl synthase, giving the protein MNSPQQVDIKSEIMTMPSWLRRPIGKASEISTVQRIIKQRQIHTICEEGRCPNRGECYAQKTATFLLMGPTCTRACAFCQVDKGHAPMALDAEEPQKVAESVQLLGLRYVVLTSVARDDLADGGANHFVQTMETIRYLNPETQIEVLTSDFWGSGGLAGQRHSLEMIIKAQPACFNHNVETVRRLTPTVRRGAKYDRSLAVLATVKEFNHQIPTKSGVMVGHGETIEELMETMADLRSVNCDRLTIGQYMRPSLEHLPVQKYWTPEEFTELGNIAKDMGFNHVRSGPLVRSSYHAGDTHL; this is encoded by the coding sequence ATGAATTCTCCACAACAAGTTGATATCAAGTCAGAAATTATGACGATGCCTAGCTGGTTGCGCCGTCCTATTGGCAAAGCTAGTGAAATCTCTACTGTCCAACGGATCATTAAGCAGCGACAAATTCACACAATTTGTGAAGAAGGTCGCTGTCCGAATCGGGGTGAATGCTACGCCCAAAAAACAGCGACTTTTTTATTAATGGGTCCAACTTGCACCCGCGCCTGTGCTTTTTGTCAAGTAGATAAAGGTCATGCCCCAATGGCTTTAGATGCGGAAGAACCGCAAAAGGTCGCAGAATCCGTCCAGCTTTTAGGATTGCGGTATGTGGTGTTAACTTCTGTAGCCCGTGATGATTTAGCTGACGGGGGAGCAAATCATTTTGTCCAGACAATGGAAACTATCCGCTACCTTAACCCCGAAACTCAAATTGAAGTGCTGACATCTGATTTTTGGGGGAGTGGCGGTTTAGCAGGGCAACGTCACAGCTTAGAAATGATTATTAAAGCTCAACCAGCTTGTTTTAACCATAATGTCGAAACTGTCCGCAGGTTAACCCCGACGGTGCGCCGAGGGGCAAAATATGACCGCTCTTTGGCTGTATTAGCAACAGTTAAGGAATTTAATCATCAGATTCCGACAAAATCAGGTGTGATGGTGGGACACGGAGAAACTATCGAGGAATTGATGGAGACAATGGCGGATTTGCGATCTGTAAACTGCGATCGCCTCACCATTGGTCAATATATGCGTCCTTCATTAGAACATCTACCCGTGCAAAAATATTGGACACCGGAGGAATTTACAGAACTGGGTAACATAGCTAAGGATATGGGATTTAATCATGTCCGTTCCGGTCCCCTGGTTCGCAGTTCCTACCATGCAGGGGACACACATCTCTAG
- a CDS encoding response regulator produces the protein MASNKILVIDDTTVVRVKVREMLPPGNFEVIEAKDGLEGYNLMRKEKVSLIMLDFLLPKMSGWEVFQNIQAQPELRKIPLVIMSGRKEEVTEKFVEPFEYFEFLGKPFDQKQLIGAIKSAMVKSKKERPDLNTSPVDSVNKQTILAAVNGVDSSAQIKLLNDKIVNMQGEIDSLKKQLNQIVTFIKQKIK, from the coding sequence GTGGCAAGTAACAAAATTTTAGTTATTGACGACACTACCGTTGTCAGGGTGAAAGTACGAGAAATGTTACCTCCGGGTAATTTCGAGGTGATAGAAGCAAAGGATGGGTTGGAAGGATACAACCTGATGCGTAAGGAAAAAGTCAGCTTGATCATGCTGGATTTCCTCTTGCCAAAAATGAGTGGTTGGGAGGTTTTTCAGAATATTCAAGCTCAACCAGAGTTACGGAAAATTCCTTTAGTCATTATGTCAGGCCGCAAGGAAGAGGTAACGGAAAAATTTGTAGAACCATTTGAATATTTTGAATTTTTAGGCAAACCTTTTGATCAAAAGCAACTCATTGGGGCTATTAAGTCAGCAATGGTTAAGTCGAAAAAGGAGCGCCCAGACTTAAATACATCTCCAGTTGATTCTGTAAACAAACAAACTATCCTAGCTGCTGTTAATGGCGTAGATTCATCCGCCCAGATAAAATTACTAAATGACAAAATTGTCAATATGCAAGGAGAAATTGACAGCTTGAAAAAACAGCTTAATCAAATTGTGACTTTCATTAAACAGAAAATTAAGTAG
- a CDS encoding NAD(P)H-quinone oxidoreductase subunit N encodes MDFANFASQLNAGTILPEGIVIVTLLGVLIVDLILGRTSARWIGYLAIAGLTAAIIALYFQWDTTNPIAFTGSFNGDDLSIIFRGIIALSAMATILMSIRYVEQSGTALAEFIAILMTATVGGMFLSGANELVMIFISLEALSISSYLLSGYTKRDPRSNEAALKYLLIGASSTAVFLYGVSLLYGLSGGQTELTAIAQGIATANVGQSLGLVIALVFVIAGIGFKISAAPFHQWTPDVYEGAPTPVIAFLSVGSKTAGFALAIRLLTTVFPIVADEWRFVFTALAVLSMILGNVVALAQTSMKRMLAYSSIAQAGFVMIGLIAGTDAGYSSMIFYLLVYLFMNLCAFSCVVLFSLRTGTDQISEYSGLYQKDPLLTLGLSISLLSLGGIPPLAGFFGKIYLFWAGWQAGLYWLVLLGLVTSVVSIYYYIRVVKMMVVKEPQEMSDVVKNYPQVRWDLPGLRPLQVGLVVTLIATTISGILSNPLFTLANNSVTNTPMLQAAKVASTQASVITNQQSQEF; translated from the coding sequence ATGGATTTTGCTAATTTTGCATCCCAGTTAAATGCTGGAACGATTTTACCAGAGGGAATTGTCATTGTTACCCTCTTGGGGGTTTTGATTGTTGATTTGATTTTGGGACGGACATCTGCGCGCTGGATTGGATATCTAGCGATCGCTGGTTTAACAGCCGCGATTATTGCTCTATACTTCCAATGGGATACAACTAATCCCATAGCCTTCACTGGTAGCTTTAACGGTGATGACCTGAGTATTATCTTTCGCGGTATCATCGCGTTGTCAGCAATGGCGACAATATTAATGTCCATTCGCTACGTCGAACAAAGTGGTACGGCTTTAGCCGAATTTATCGCCATTTTGATGACTGCGACTGTGGGAGGAATGTTTTTGTCCGGCGCTAATGAGTTGGTGATGATTTTCATCTCTCTAGAAGCCTTGAGTATTTCCTCTTATTTGTTGAGCGGTTATACAAAACGTGACCCCCGTTCCAATGAAGCAGCACTGAAATACCTCTTGATTGGTGCTTCCAGTACGGCGGTATTTTTGTATGGTGTCTCACTGCTGTATGGTTTATCCGGTGGACAAACAGAACTAACTGCGATCGCTCAGGGTATTGCTACAGCTAATGTAGGTCAGTCTCTAGGTTTAGTAATTGCTCTGGTTTTCGTAATTGCGGGTATTGGCTTCAAGATCTCCGCTGCACCCTTTCACCAATGGACACCGGACGTTTATGAAGGCGCACCCACCCCAGTTATTGCCTTTTTATCCGTCGGTTCTAAAACAGCAGGATTTGCCCTCGCTATTCGCTTATTAACCACTGTCTTTCCTATTGTGGCTGATGAGTGGAGATTTGTCTTCACCGCTTTGGCTGTGCTGAGTATGATTTTGGGTAACGTCGTTGCTCTAGCTCAAACAAGCATGAAACGGATGTTAGCTTATTCATCTATTGCCCAAGCTGGGTTTGTGATGATTGGCTTAATTGCGGGAACTGATGCCGGTTATTCCAGTATGATCTTCTATCTACTGGTATATCTGTTTATGAACCTGTGCGCCTTTAGCTGTGTGGTATTGTTCTCTCTGAGAACCGGAACAGACCAAATTTCTGAATATTCTGGTTTGTATCAAAAAGACCCACTCTTAACATTGGGTTTGAGTATCTCCCTGTTATCTTTGGGTGGTATTCCCCCATTAGCCGGATTTTTCGGGAAGATTTACCTATTTTGGGCAGGTTGGCAAGCTGGACTTTACTGGTTAGTATTACTCGGTTTAGTTACCAGCGTGGTTTCCATCTATTACTATATTCGGGTAGTGAAAATGATGGTAGTCAAAGAACCCCAGGAAATGTCCGATGTAGTCAAGAATTATCCTCAAGTTCGGTGGGATTTACCAGGACTTAGACCTTTACAAGTGGGGTTGGTAGTAACTTTAATAGCTACTACTATTTCTGGAATTTTATCCAATCCTTTGTTTACTTTGGCTAATAATTCTGTTACTAACACTCCTATGTTGCAAGCAGCAAAAGTTGCCAGTACACAAGCTAGTGTTATTACAAATCAACAGTCACAGGAATTTTAA
- a CDS encoding PIN domain-containing protein: MHYQVIVDTGILLALIDRNDGHHTWVTEQLKEIAPPLLTCEAVISESWFLLQRVKRGREILLQLLAQKQIIIQFDLDAELVTVMTLLSRYQSVPVSLADAELVRMSELYPSSLIFTLDSDFLVYRKNRDRPIPLLMPLLDA; this comes from the coding sequence ATGCACTATCAGGTAATTGTTGACACAGGGATTTTACTGGCTTTAATTGACCGCAATGATGGCCACCATACTTGGGTAACAGAACAATTAAAGGAAATTGCTCCCCCATTACTAACTTGTGAAGCGGTGATTTCAGAAAGTTGGTTTTTGTTACAACGAGTAAAAAGGGGGCGAGAAATTTTGCTGCAATTGTTAGCTCAGAAACAGATCATTATTCAGTTTGATTTGGATGCGGAGTTGGTGACAGTAATGACATTATTAAGTCGCTATCAATCAGTACCAGTTTCTTTAGCAGATGCCGAATTAGTCCGAATGTCGGAGCTATACCCTAGCAGTCTGATTTTTACTCTCGATAGCGATTTTCTCGTTTACAGAAAGAACCGCGATCGCCCAATTCCTTTGCTTATGCCTCTATTAGATGCTTAA
- a CDS encoding type II toxin-antitoxin system Phd/YefM family antitoxin has product MRQVSVSEVKEDFAYIMDSAQQEPILVKEHDRNYVAIISMNDYEDLVKIKNLRLKNISADLGAEAQANGLTLELLNEILDGDRTIIFPIHLC; this is encoded by the coding sequence ATGCGACAAGTTTCAGTTTCAGAAGTAAAGGAAGATTTTGCTTACATTATGGATAGCGCCCAACAAGAACCCATTCTTGTTAAGGAACATGATCGCAATTATGTGGCTATTATTTCGATGAATGATTATGAAGATTTGGTAAAGATTAAAAATCTTCGTTTAAAAAATATATCGGCGGATTTAGGGGCAGAAGCTCAGGCAAATGGACTAACCTTAGAACTGTTAAACGAGATACTTGACGGCGATCGCACTATAATTTTTCCCATTCATCTCTGTTAA